The Solibacillus daqui genome has a segment encoding these proteins:
- a CDS encoding ABC transporter ATP-binding protein, whose amino-acid sequence MSILQIHEVTKVYEGKVTNRALNQLSFEVEKGEFIAIMGPSGSGKTTLMNVVSMIDVPTSGEVVFDGMKPQKFSSEELAYFRRRQLGFVFQEFNLLPTLTVEENIILPLTLDEQPIKVMEERLAFLSDKLDLTQILHKRPNEISGGQAQRTAIARALIHDPMLVLADEPTGNLDSNASREVLELLVKMNKENKTTILMVTHDPIAASYCDRVIFIKDGEFFNEIYKDDRRQTFFQRILNVLSLLGGHVGDFSSIRLP is encoded by the coding sequence ATGTCAATCTTACAAATACATGAAGTGACGAAAGTTTATGAGGGTAAAGTAACAAACCGTGCACTTAATCAGTTAAGTTTTGAGGTTGAAAAGGGTGAGTTTATTGCCATTATGGGACCATCTGGTAGTGGGAAAACAACGCTTATGAATGTTGTGTCGATGATTGATGTACCAACTTCGGGTGAAGTCGTTTTTGATGGCATGAAACCACAAAAATTTTCTAGTGAGGAACTGGCTTATTTTCGCCGTAGGCAGTTAGGTTTTGTGTTTCAAGAATTCAATTTATTGCCAACGTTAACGGTGGAGGAAAATATTATTTTGCCATTAACGCTTGATGAACAGCCAATTAAAGTGATGGAAGAACGTCTTGCATTTTTAAGTGATAAGCTAGATTTAACGCAAATTTTGCATAAGCGTCCAAATGAAATATCAGGTGGGCAGGCGCAGCGTACAGCAATTGCACGTGCACTTATCCATGATCCCATGCTCGTTTTAGCAGATGAGCCTACAGGGAATTTAGATTCCAATGCATCTCGTGAAGTGTTAGAGCTACTTGTAAAAATGAATAAAGAAAACAAGACGACCATATTAATGGTGACGCATGATCCGATCGCTGCTAGTTATTGTGACCGTGTCATTTTTATAAAAGATGGTGAATTTTTCAATGAAATCTATAAGGATGACCGTCGGCAAACGTTTTTCCAACGCATTTTAAATGTATTAAGCCTACTAGGGGGACATGTTGGTGACTTTTCTTCAATTCGCTTACCGTAA
- a CDS encoding sensor histidine kinase, giving the protein MAIKLFIREHISYILFQMVLIAFLLVLFWLDGLRNVSTAIYVIAISMLLITSFLVVRYMLRRRYLAKIVELPVRMEDALQKDSKTSEYAITEQYLSELYKIYQHEVQTLYATQSRQYKFMNQWVHQMKTPVSILELLLQQEEELDKKSVQEEVERLKRGLEMVLMHARLENFSDDMQIVQIPLKSAVMTAVNDNKRLFIANRVFPEVDVDEAIVVMSDLKWLRFLLEQFITNAVKYTFEPNKKIFISAKKIEHHIHLIIRDEGIGIPMADLSRVTKAFYTGENGRKTGESTGMGLYIAKEICDRLGHQLVITSEVGIGTQIEVIFQS; this is encoded by the coding sequence GTGGCTATAAAGTTATTTATAAGAGAGCATATTTCCTATATTTTATTTCAAATGGTATTAATAGCATTTTTACTTGTGCTTTTTTGGTTGGATGGCTTAAGAAATGTAAGTACGGCCATTTATGTTATTGCGATTAGTATGTTATTAATTACATCGTTTTTAGTGGTGCGCTATATGCTACGTCGCAGATATTTAGCAAAAATTGTAGAGTTACCGGTAAGGATGGAGGATGCGCTGCAAAAAGATTCAAAAACATCTGAGTACGCCATTACAGAACAGTATTTATCAGAGCTCTATAAAATTTATCAGCATGAAGTACAAACGTTATATGCGACACAATCAAGGCAATATAAATTTATGAATCAGTGGGTACATCAAATGAAAACCCCTGTATCCATTTTAGAGCTACTTTTACAGCAGGAAGAAGAACTAGATAAAAAAAGTGTACAAGAAGAAGTCGAACGATTAAAACGTGGGTTAGAGATGGTACTTATGCATGCAAGGCTAGAAAACTTTTCCGACGATATGCAAATCGTGCAAATTCCATTAAAATCAGCAGTAATGACAGCAGTAAATGACAATAAGCGTTTATTTATCGCGAATCGTGTGTTTCCTGAAGTGGATGTAGATGAGGCGATTGTCGTCATGAGTGATTTGAAGTGGTTGCGCTTTCTTTTAGAGCAGTTCATCACAAATGCCGTGAAATATACATTTGAGCCAAATAAAAAAATTTTTATTTCAGCTAAAAAAATAGAGCATCATATTCATCTAATTATTCGTGATGAAGGTATCGGCATTCCAATGGCTGACCTTTCGCGTGTGACAAAGGCTTTTTATACAGGCGAAAATGGGCGCAAAACAGGAGAGTCTACTGGTATGGGGCTCTATATTGCAAAGGAAATTTGTGATAGACTCGGACATCAACTTGTAATTACATCAGAGGTAGGAATAGGAACTCAAATCGAAGTGATTTTTCAATCCTAG